aggggacacagatttgatccctggtcctggcaGATTCAACATGCCACAGACAAGCTAAACCTCTGAGCCACAGctactctgcctgtgctctaGATTCCATagcccacaacaagagaaaccagcacaatgagaagtctgaaaACTGCAacacagagtagcccctgcttgccacaactagagaaagcccgcattcagcaatgaagatgcagcacaaccaaaaataataaatcaaaatttttttaaaaagaaatctcgcCATTTGtggcaacgtggatggaccttgagggcattaatGCACATGACATAAGTTAGAGAAAGATGCTCATGATctcatttttatgtgaaatctaaaaaccaaacaaaaattaattcaaaggtACTGAGAACagtttggtggttgccagagcagGGGGTGGGGAATGGATGAAATGAGTGAAGGGATCAAATGGTACAGACTTATAGTTAATCAGTTAAATAAGTCATTGGGATGtgatgtatagcatggtgactatagttaataatactgtactgtatatttgaaagtttaagagagtaaatcttaaaatttgccatagcaagaaaaggaaatttgtaacTGTGTGATGGATGTTACCTCATCCATCCTCACAGTGAAAATATTTGGGAacaaattccagaaagtttcaaaacacaaaatttgaatttgctgCGATAAATAGTTGGCAACTCTTTACATAGTATTTCCAATGATCTatgtaacatttacattttattaggtGTTATGTAATCTAGAGATGACTTAAAGTGTATGTAAGTACTGTGCCATTTTATTTTACAGACTAGGACATACCTAGATTTTGGTGTCCTTGGGGGTCCTGAAAACAGGCCCCTATGGATGCTGAGGGATGGCTTTATTTATAGATTGAATTTGTCACAGTGAatatttgttacttttaaaaCTTAAGGGAAAAGGAACTACTTCTGTTCTAAGAAGAGCGTATTGAATGTGTGTagtgtgtaactctatggctgattcatatcaatgtatgacaaaacccactgaaaaaaaaataactaaataaaaaaaaaaaaaaaaaaaaaaacaaaaaacaagtgaAATCCCTTTTGGGACTTAGGCAGCGGGAGAAAATGCTCTTGGTCAGGGGCCTCCCTCTTGGCACCTTGATAGTGTGCAAGCACCTTTCTGTCCTGTGTGTTTTAAAGTGCTTTATCCTGACAGCAGTTAACCTTTCAAATGAATAGAATGGCATTTCTCTGTGgttctctctccttttatttgtatatgtaaaatGTTATATTGTtgcaataattctttttttctggttttattttcagGAAGACTTTGATGTCGATCACTTTGTATCTGACTGTTGGAAGCGAGTCCAGCTGGAAGCACTTAGAGATGACCTGGAGCTCTACTATAAGCTGCTTAAAACAGCCATGGTTGAGCTCATCAACAAGGACTACGCAGACTTTGTCAACCTGTCAACAAACCTGGTAAACTTGAAATCCACAGTTCCTACCTGTCAGTGTATTTACACATGTACTGCACACTTTTTTTTCTCACTCATGTTTATTCTTAATAGCTCTGAGTCTTTTTAGAAaccttttagttattttttccccagaaactTGAAAGGATTGCTAATCTTGATTAATAAAGGAACTAAACTTTCTTGATACACATGTTTTGTGTTTAGTTTGATTATTTTTTGAATGACTTATTAAGAAGTGGTGATAAGTAAGGGTAGCAATACCAAGAGTGTTTTTGTTAGTTGCTAATTGATTCCCATGAAATCTCACCAGCTTAGACTAATTTCCAAGAGCAGATATCAACTCTTCCTAAGGAAATGTTTCATTTACTTTCAGGTACATGTGCTAGCCAGAGATAGATTGAGAAAACATTGGCCAATATTGATCATTAAG
This genomic window from Muntiacus reevesi chromosome 16, mMunRee1.1, whole genome shotgun sequence contains:
- the LOC136147976 gene encoding conserved oligomeric Golgi complex subunit 2-like isoform X1, which codes for MEKSRMNLPKGPDTLCFDQEDFDVDHFVSDCWKRVQLEALRDDLELYYKLLKTAMVELINKDYADFVNLSTNLVGMDKALNQLSMPLRQLREEVLSLRSSVSEGMDSR
- the LOC136147976 gene encoding conserved oligomeric Golgi complex subunit 2-like isoform X3, which encodes MPRICPLLDLAAFTEDFDVDHFVSDCWKRVQLEALRDDLELYYKLLKTAMVELINKDYADFVNLSTNLVGMDKALNQLSMPLRQLREEVLSLRSSVSEGMDSR